ttgacaagtcttTGAGTGGAGAACGAAGGCGCAAGGCATCGCATTGACACActtgaggcaggcaggattctgagcGAAGTCCGCAGCGGGGGCTCCGTGCAGAATTACGACACTTTTACCCTTCACATAACGTATGCTTTgcattaataatggccgttgttgcaatttgcaacaacggccgtgatttatgcaaaacagacGTTGTATTTGAAGAATGGAATCCCATCGggaacgtatacacatagtatacactccagctgggattctaaCCGGCCGCtcgaagaactgacatgtcagctttgtgCGGCCGCGCGCTCCGTTGTGTGCAATGTTgtattgggatgtgggcgcacacgggtgcgcccgcatccgaattcaaacagaaatgaagatcatctggccggtactgcagtactaacagccgttctgtgacccgtccaATGTCGTATGGcttgtaaacatggcctaaggctgcaaAGCTCTATTTAGAGATGAGTAATCCTACAAAGGTGCGTCTCATCTCTCCCTGCAGTAACAGTCCATCACAAATGGCTTGTACAAGAAGTTTCCTCTCCTGACTCATTGATAGGTAGTGCTCCCTCTTACATAGCAGGTTGCCGGGCAGGAGAAATCTGAAGTTGCTATATAGCTGGTGTAGCTTTTCTCTTTATTATTAGAGTCGGAGCAGATCCAACATAGATAATCTATCACTTCCTGAGACAGGAAAACCTGTCCAACAACTCTGAGCTGCTGCACATTGCCAATGAGTTCTGTTCACCTGCCAGTGCTGGGTTATTCTGTTGCATTCCACCATTAAAGGACATGAGGACCCAACTGGGTTTTGGCTCCTCAGATCCCCTTAACATTGCAGGAGAGGATAGCAATATTACCCAAATGTATGTTAATATTATTGTAGTCATAGAGAAAGGAAGCCCTGTGTTGGTTCACACATCACATAGGATAGCAGAAAAAGGCAAGCCTGAGCTTCATAGCACATCTGCTGGGTCCTAGTACTAGATTATAAGGTGGGCATCTTGGGCATATAGGGGGCCTCTTCTGCTATCCACTATCATTATATGCAATCtagctaagggggagatttatcaaactggtgtaaagtagaattgtcttagttgcccctagcaaccaatcagattccacctttcattcctcagattctttgaaaaatgaaaggtggaatctgattggtttccaggggcaactaagaaaattctactcTACActggtttgataaatccccccctgatTACCTATTAACCCAAACCTAGAAGCAAAGGCATCAATTGAAAAggaccccaaaagttatataggtACTCTGTATACCGTTTACTGTAAATAGGTGCATGCATGTGGCTATCTCTGTTATCGTTTATAGAAATCACTAGTTAGGTTGTCTCCATAACCTAAATAGATGTTATTGGATAGGTCTATGCACCATGCATGGCTTTGATAGGGGAAGGtcaggtggtgtgtgtgtttgtgaaaTAGTCCTTTACAGAGTATAGTGCTTCAGTGTCTATCCCTATCCTCAATTGGCACTGTTATGAACAACTagtccccccgcacacacacgcacactgcCATTTGATAGCCAGTGTGATTCCTAATATATTTGTAAATCAATGATTCCATACACCAGGAAATAGCTCTAAGGTCTTAGCCACTTGGTGGCTCTCATCTCTTCTActatccactgcctgttgttaggggaaatctgtctctagtaatagCCAGATCAGgacaaaaaaacaggaagtggtcAAGGCTTAGCAGCCGCTGTGAGCAGCAGAGGGAGAGAAATATTTGTTTGTTAACCTGCAGTCTGAGCCtggctgtttgaaaaaaaaaagaaaggatcaAACTGTTTCCAAATAGTAAATCAAAGCTATCTTAAGTGGATCTGAAGCAGTGTTATAGATATTATATACTTTTCGGGATGTTTGTGAGATAGGGACATCGACTGTTGTTGCAACAGCACTGGTCGGTCACTAGAAGGCAGAACATTTATAGCAGATGCCTTTCTTGGTTCCTAACTGTAGCTCCCAGTACCCAGAATGTACAATAAAGCTAAATAATTTGATAAGCAGGCAGTCACAAGAATCATATACAAAGTATGAAAAAATACTGGCAGGTAACAAGAATCAAATTAATATCTCACCAGAAGTGGAATGGAACTGGAGGTGATAATCCCAGTAGTGATGAATAAAGCAAATGAGTTACAAAATAGAAACAAACACAGGAGTAGCCCTAACTAGCCCTAAATTTTCCTAGATCTTTCCCTAGACTCTCACTTCCCCTGCAATGTTCATATGGAAACCTTAGGACCTAGAGAAACAAACCTGAGCAGAACCTAAACAGGGAAAATTAAGACAAACTACGCAAAAACAGCAGTAACCACCAAATATCAGGACAACATAAACAGGAGCCAAGAAATACCTTTGCAACACATAAAATAGTCCTAAAACTAGAGGTATTGTAAtcctactgacttgaggaacatagatacgtagataacatgtcagctttACCACTGAGGGAACGacctgtggtaaaaaaaaaaacctagaaatgaaaaaaattagttttttttacaatttcacagcacaaataaTTTTGTATCGGTTTCTCAGCATATTTATGGAAAAGTTAAATCTGTCTTTGGAAAGTTCAATTGGTGTGGCAAAAAATAAGGCCTTATGAAGGTTTGTGGCTgataaaatgcaagcgctatggccctttaaataagaggaggaaaaaacagaagtgcaaaacaaaaatggcctggtccttaaaggagaagtccgtccggcaggggggaaatctgataaaaaaaaaaatgaacttttctcTCCCCCTGCCCACGGTGAGTGGctggaccggcctcaggacccctgctGGGATCTCAAGTGCTGACatatcacgacccagctgatggactggccactccagtcagtgattggctgagcggccagtccatcagctgggacaggcattttctgGGACAagtggtgacatcatcacaactctggggaaaatgccttcagCGGGGTCCCAGGGTTGGTCCTGTTGCTCACTGcgggcacgggaagaggtaagcTCGTACTttttatcaaattccccctgcccctgccggctgccagattttcaaaACGTCCGGACTTCTTATTTATGGGGTTAAATCTAGATAATCAGATTTCCCTTTTTTTACTGTTGCAGATTGTGTTATGTTTTACACATAAAGCAATGTAAACCTTCTAGATACGAACTACTGACTTCAATAGGAAATGAATACAAACTAATTTTTCTTCTTATAGAaaagaatatataaatatacaaatatacatatatatatatatatatatatatatatataaaccagcgTGAATGGAGCTGTATCTACAATTCTTTTTCTGTTTGCATTCCCTATGTTTACATGTGATGTAGGATTTAGCCTAGACATAGGACTGTAGTACTGTAGAAGTAACAGGATAATTTAAGGTAATTTCCTTAGGTCTCCTGTGTTCCATTCCATCTAGGTGctgcatgtttgtttttttcctttgcttGCCAAAGGTTTTTTCCCATGCCTGTGAATGTTCCATCTATTTCtcatgcacttgcacttttgtTATATATGAATTATTTCACTTGAGAGCAGGATCCTATTTGTGATTTGAGACTAGTATTATGTTATTGGATGGGGTTTGAGACAGTTACTTGGAGTATATGGTTCTCCACTATTGGCCCTGAGCACATGATTACAATCATGATCTCTTGttctgtttttaagtgtttttaactttttccaAGTGTTTTTCCTTCATGTTTCATAGTTTGTTTAAATAAAGACTTTTATACTTATTCTCATttttggtgtgccattgcccctTTTTGCATACTTACTGTTGTTCGTCTCTAGTGTAATACTGTAGAAGTAACCGGATAATGATAGCAGTCACCCCAGTACAACCACGAGCAGCTCTGGAAGTACACTTTATGTATTAATGCAATCAACAGCGCAAACAGTTTACAAGATGTCTCCCATTGACCTGGAGCAACACCCGTAACCGAAGCATATGTGTCTCCTTGTGCATCCGGTGCTTCCACATGCTTCGCTCTTATTCTTGGTTACGCAGTAACCGACTATTATTTGGCAATCTAAGTTGATTTCCCCGGAATCTTCTGTGTAATTGTTACGGATTGTATGCTGATACAATACTGTCCGCTCTATGCCCCGTCTGACCTCATATTTTTATAGTTCTTTACATAATTTGCCGGCGGTCCAGCATTAGCTTTTTTGTGGTTGATAGAGTTGGAAACAGAGACTTCAGCACAGACTGAGACCCAGGAGAGCTGACGCTGGGATTCATCAGCTTGTTTCTGTCTGCTGCTCTCTTTCTATTGTAATGTCTGGCTGCTCAGCTAAAACCTTAGTTTGTTTACAGAGCCAAGGAAAATACGCTATGTTATCTGCAATGGCTTGAGAATAATTCTCTCATACCTTTCAATTCTACACCACCAACCATCTTGTAGGAAGTGTCAGAGACTATGTAGCCTCCTAGTAGTagatgtatatgtactgtatctggTAATATGAATGCTTTCAGTAGTACTATGCTTTTATATTgacttgaatattttttttttttcctttaagatcTTCCTTATGAGACCATCGCAATTTCTGCAAAGGAAATCACCTGCCCAACCAAGTAAGACTACAAATTAAGAATAAGAAGATAGATTTAAAACTGgaataataaaatgaaattttGGAGGACAAGGGGAACATAACCAGAGTTACCATAACACATTGCATCAATATTATGGCACCCCCTGGCGTTCTCTGTATTCCCTGTTCTGTAAATCCACCTAAGGTTTGCAGTGGTAGTACCACTAGTAAATTCCCCAATACACCTCTAATAGCTGATGGCTGAACGATCCTCAGTAAGTTATGTCACCTGCCCTCCCCCCATCCACCCCATAAACAGGAACGTTCAGCACAGCCATCATGGCCAATCCCTATCACCACCAACTTCATCTGTCCGTGGTGGTTCCCTGCAACATCGTTCACTTCTCTGAGATGACAGCAGCTCTAAGTCGAGTAACTATAGACTATTTCTCTCTTGTTGTTGGCATCTGATTCTAGAACCTTAGAATCAATATGAACCTTATATTGATGGTCTAATCCACTGCGACCGGCGGATTCGGCCAAtcaaagtctaaagtgtatggggacccgTTCCCAGATCCTCTTGTACTAAGTTGGTGCTAAGTGATTTTTGACTTTGCACAGGCTAGTTTATAAGAATGTAGTAGCTTCTACTAGAAGTGTTTTCTTTCCCCAGCACTGATCACATTACATGGATGTTCTCATTCTCGCAATGGAATCAAAAGGTCACAAAGTTGATAaagttaaagtggtactccagtgatgctataatccacaggatagaggataactgtcaggaccagtcacaccaaacaaacacacagtgagccctaagctaagccccgcccactgtccctgcctacttgccactatctgccCTAAAGGTGGCAgtgggcaactgggcggcggtccctggcctATATTAgtaaaacaaaaagacaaaacaacacgtacaaacacaataatgcagggtcgacagtccgggtaatAACAGGCGGACAGCAAAGGTACAGAATCACCAAAATGAAGAGAAGTCAAAAGTCAGGCAAATGACTGGGATGGTCAGAATACTGTACTGGGACACAAAAACCAGAGGTAACACAGATAAATGCAGGCAGAGCTGGGATGCAGGACAggaagctatactgaataacTAGCAATGAACTGGGATACTGAGAATGACTTATAGTGaaccagagcccggtccagaatcccattggagcagcctccttactccagagcatacacagctaataacaaggaaactgactggttacaagatccctcaatcacagagaaaccagagcaagaaagcttaactctgaacctgccagagagctacacaggtggacacgggtgtggtggaagcctgctaatcaccacccagcaagggctggaataagacagtgttcagaccaggttcagacataaatgaaatacaaacatatTACATGTTCGTATCTTACAAACTAAGGACTGTGCCAAGGTCccaacaggaacattcatgacaATAACATGTAGACTAGTTTGCTCAGACTCTAGAATGGAGTAAAGTTGCAGCCCTGAATTAATGGAGAATGCTGTACATGTAGGACCACTGCTTTATTATTTCTCTATGAGCTTTCCATACTTTGCCATAAGCAACATGTGACAATATTTGGaaagcccatagagaataaatagagtggTAGTGGTGCATGGATGGACCATTCGGTGCATTCTGAGGATCAGCGGGGTTCTGACATTTTGGTAGCTCTGCTGCATGCAGCACTAGTGATACTGagcttcccctgatgtctattctgGTACACAGAATTAGATTAGACATTAGAGGTTAGAAAGCAGCCTGTGTAACTAGCACTGGTATTGCAGCATAGTGAAGTAGTGCTGCTGACACAGCCAGCTTCCCCAAGTAAATGTCTATTTTTAATGCTTACCAggaattagaatagacatcagggaaggctcaGTATCAGTGTGGCAGTGCTAGCTCTATGTTACTATATagggaccagggcttgagcaacCCTGTACTTCCCCATACAACTATTAATGGCAGCAGAGGGGAAGTGTTGCTTTTAaatagtatactttttttttttaataaagcttTATTACAAAGCTTTATTGTTTGCCAGACTATCCCCTTTAATCATGGAACAACCCTTAAAATTAATTTAATAACTTACTAATAAATAATGGCAATTGCAAatgtaaaacttaaaaaaaaaactttgaaactttttttattCACAGAAGCTCCACAAAAGATGACACTAACTGCAGTCATGAATTCAGCCACAATTCAGTCATTGCCACAGAGAGTTCACAGGAGGGATCAATGCATCACTTTACTATGGAGTCTGATATTGATAAAACTGCTGAACTCTTACCATCTGGAAGTACTCAGAGTCTTCAGAATGGTATAAAAACCGCAGTCACAGAGACTTCTTCAACACAACTCAGTACTATTTTTAATCCTAAAGTCAGTGATGACCCTATGGAAAAACAGCCAAGCCTATTTCCACCAATGTTTTCTCAGGGGAAAAACTTTATTCAACAAAGGGGAGCAGAATCAACAAAAAAGTGGGTTCAACCAGAAGATGTATTGGATATGGGTACAACTGAACCTCAAAGCAATGATACCATAGATCTCTACTGTGCTGGAACATATGGAACACATCAGAAAAGGCCCAACTTCACTGAAAGCATTAAACAGTATGGCAGTCTACAGAGAAAATCAGATGATGACGATGCTAATGAAGATGATCAAGATCTTTACACCGACAAGTTTAGCGAAGACAAACACATTTCACTTCTACATCCTCCACCATACATGAATGATGCGAGCAGAGAGATCAAATCAAAATTAGAAATCATAGAAGAGAGAAGGCCCAAGAGTAAAGTATGGAACACATCACAACGTGCTGGAAAGAAATTAGAATCTGGGATCAACTATCAAATGGGATCTAAAGAAACGGGTCATGAACAGACTGATAAAGAAACATTGTTGTTTAAAAGTACAGAACATGGAAGCCAGGCCAATAGTCCACTCTGCCAGGATGCAGTCAGGTCTCAAAAATTTCCATATGTTCTAGTTTTTCGTGAAATGAATGCAACTGATGACATAAAATTGGAAAACTTGAAACAACTGCAAGACGGTAAGACAGAAGATCTTATTGCCAAGCATAATGCTTGCTACCTAAACCAAACAGAAAAGCTTTCTGACTGTATTAGTGAAGAAATACATCCATGTGAAGGTGCATCAGTGAATGATGAGACACAAAAGGATGAAAACTTCCTAAAAGCAAATGACAACAAAAAGGACCAGATGTTAGAAATAGAAAACGATGTACGGAAGTTATACGATGAGTATGCAAACTCCAAAGAAACATATGATAACATGTCTGCCATTACCAGTATCCATAAAGTTCCTTCCAGTCCAGTCACAGTCTTACCTCTAGAAGGTATAAGTAATGAAAATACAGATAAGACATTATGTTATGAAGGTCGACTCTCTGCTCAACCAAACGTACTGACATGTACTTCACAAGAAGATAGAACTTTGTCCACGAAAGACACTGGGGATCAGCTTCAGATCTGCCCAAACAATGTAGTTATTGAAAGTATAGGAACTCACAATGAAAGTAATGGTGACACTAAAATGATATATAGTGAGGCAAGAAACAATCTAACAAATCaactagaattaaaaaaaaatagagaccCTTCATCGGAAAAGGTAGATACCAGAGAGTCAACACCTATGCCTAAAGAACTAAGTAGTAGTCAGTCCCATCAGATCAATGGCATTACTCCGGGAGATGACGTAATTTCTACTGATTCCTCTAATGGTagtaaaacaattaaaaattctAGCAAGAGTTTCAAAAAAGCTGTAGATACTGAATTAATGACTTTTGATGATGAGCGATGTGCTAAACATTCGTCCTCAGAAGCAAACCAGACAGCTTACTTTGAAGTCATTGACCAACAAGACCAAGTTTCCTCAAATTGTGTGAATATTGATAAGCATTGCAGCATGGATGACAGTAATGTATTGGTAGTAACAAAGAAACCATGCGATACACATGGCAAGTACTCTGAGATGGCCAGTCAGAAGGAATCACCTGAAAAGATAGGTAAATCTCTTCAAGTAATGGAAACCAAATCAAACAGGGACAACAATGATACTGTCACAGGTTCTCAAACAATAAGCAATAAGCGCTTACAAGTCAATTTACAGATATCCAGAAGATCTTCTGACCTATCCATTAACTCTCGTAAGTTGACCAGCAAGCCCACATGTACTTTGACTAATTTATCGACTTGTTTCTCCAATTCATCCAACTCATTTGAACCTCCCTCACCAGGTGAATCCAGTCTGTGTGCATCTACATTTTCTGACCCATCGCTCCAGAGCTTGACCACTTTTCCTGGTTGTTCTCACCAATACGCAGCCACCTCTTTGGATTCATTATATCAAAACAGAACCAATTCTCTAGACCCTACTGACCAATGTCCTACTGTCTTTCCTGAATCAATACACCAGTCAGAAAGGAACTCAGATTTGTCCTATGAGTCCACAATCGCTTCAGATGATCCACTTAATGAGTGTACAGGTACTATTTcagactcagccaatcactgcatgatTAATTCTTTAGATCTATCCAACGAATGCAAAACTACAGTACAAGAATCGTCTGTTAAGAGTCATGATCCATCTGGTCAGATCACCTCAGACTTCCATAATTTAACCTACCAGGAAACAAACAGCTCATCTAATTCCTATGCCTTGTGTACTACCACCTGCACGGATCAATCTGATCACTGTAAAATGACTACTTCAGATTCATCTTATGAGGACAAATTCAATTCTCTAAAGCCATCTGATCAAAGTTCAACCATGAATGCAGATTCACCAATCGGGAGCATTGAATTTTCTTTCAATCTATCTGATCTCTGTCTAACTTCCAATCCTGATTCTGACAAGCACTGCAGAAATAACACAGGTGACTTGTCCCATCATGTCACACGCATCTCCTCAGATCAATTTAATAACTGCAACACATCTGCTCTAGATGGACATAAGCATTATCCACCAATCAATCTTGGTTTAGCCTACAAGTCGAAAATAGACCCGTCTACAGACCCATCTGACTCTTCTGCCATCTGCAAAAAGAATTCCTCAGGTCAATCTAATCATAACAGAACAACCACACCAGATTCATCTTACCAGGGTAAATTTATTTGCCCACCAACATCTGATCAAAGTTCAACCATGAATCTAGATTCACCAATCGGGTGCAGTGACTCTTTTTTAAATCTATCTGATCAGTGCCCATCTCCCAGTCTTGATTCAGCCAGCCTACGCAAAACCAACTCATCTGATTTGTCCTATCATTTCATAAGCATCTCTTCAGATCCATTAAATCACTGCACCAATAATGTAGCGGATGGAACCAACCAGTGCACACCCTTGGATGTTGATTCAAACCACCAGTGGAAAAATGACTCATCTGCTACTGAGTCCTCTGCCCTGTGTGCACAGATCTCTATAGATCAGTCTGATCACATAAGAAATACTATGTTAGATTCATCTTACGAGAATAAGCCTAGCTCCGTACGTACAACTGGTCCACATTCAGCTCTGAATCCAGATTCAACATTGGAGTGCACTGACTCTTCAAGTCCATCAGATAAATGCACATCTGCTTTTGATCAATGCAAAACTATTACAGACCCAATTAAAATCAATTCTCTAGATACATCATATGCACCCCAGTGCAGTGTCCCTTCTCTATATCCATCTGATCAGTGCACAACTTTCTTTCCTGAGTCAACTAACCAGCGCAAAAAGGACTCATCTGATTTGTCCTACCAGTGTACGCCCACCTCTTCAGAGCCATCCAATCAGTGCCCAACTACTGTTTCAGATTCATTTTATCAGAGACCATTCACTTCTGGAGAGCAACCTGATAAGTACACTGACCAACCAACCAACTCTTCTGACTTAATCCACCAATGGAAAAATAACTCATCTGATATCTCTGATCAATGTTCACAGAACTATTCTGCTTCATCTAAACATAGAGACACTGCCCTAAACTCATCTGATCAGCACAGTATCACTTTTCTGGAGCCGATTGGACATTGCACAACCATGACTTCTGATCCAACCTATAAGTTAAGCAAGAATTCTCGTAATTCATTGTATGATGATACAGTTACCACTTTGGGTTGTTTGGATCAGAGCAAAACCACTT
The nucleotide sequence above comes from Dendropsophus ebraccatus isolate aDenEbr1 chromosome 8, aDenEbr1.pat, whole genome shotgun sequence. Encoded proteins:
- the LOC138799255 gene encoding serine-rich adhesin for platelets-like, producing MAFFTCEDLPYETIAISAKEITCPTKSSTKDDTNCSHEFSHNSVIATESSQEGSMHHFTMESDIDKTAELLPSGSTQSLQNGIKTAVTETSSTQLSTIFNPKVSDDPMEKQPSLFPPMFSQGKNFIQQRGAESTKKWVQPEDVLDMGTTEPQSNDTIDLYCAGTYGTHQKRPNFTESIKQYGSLQRKSDDDDANEDDQDLYTDKFSEDKHISLLHPPPYMNDASREIKSKLEIIEERRPKSKVWNTSQRAGKKLESGINYQMGSKETGHEQTDKETLLFKSTEHGSQANSPLCQDAVRSQKFPYVLVFREMNATDDIKLENLKQLQDGKTEDLIAKHNACYLNQTEKLSDCISEEIHPCEGASVNDETQKDENFLKANDNKKDQMLEIENDVRKLYDEYANSKETYDNMSAITSIHKVPSSPVTVLPLEGISNENTDKTLCYEGRLSAQPNVLTCTSQEDRTLSTKDTGDQLQICPNNVVIESIGTHNESNGDTKMIYSEARNNLTNQLELKKNRDPSSEKVDTRESTPMPKELSSSQSHQINGITPGDDVISTDSSNGSKTIKNSSKSFKKAVDTELMTFDDERCAKHSSSEANQTAYFEVIDQQDQVSSNCVNIDKHCSMDDSNVLVVTKKPCDTHGKYSEMASQKESPEKIGKSLQVMETKSNRDNNDTVTGSQTISNKRLQVNLQISRRSSDLSINSRKLTSKPTCTLTNLSTCFSNSSNSFEPPSPGESSLCASTFSDPSLQSLTTFPGCSHQYAATSLDSLYQNRTNSLDPTDQCPTVFPESIHQSERNSDLSYESTIASDDPLNECTGTISDSANHCMINSLDLSNECKTTVQESSVKSHDPSGQITSDFHNLTYQETNSSSNSYALCTTTCTDQSDHCKMTTSDSSYEDKFNSLKPSDQSSTMNADSPIGSIEFSFNLSDLCLTSNPDSDKHCRNNTGDLSHHVTRISSDQFNNCNTSALDGHKHYPPINLGLAYKSKIDPSTDPSDSSAICKKNSSGQSNHNRTTTPDSSYQGKFICPPTSDQSSTMNLDSPIGCSDSFLNLSDQCPSPSLDSASLRKTNSSDLSYHFISISSDPLNHCTNNVADGTNQCTPLDVDSNHQWKNDSSATESSALCAQISIDQSDHIRNTMLDSSYENKPSSVRTTGPHSALNPDSTLECTDSSSPSDKCTSAFDQCKTITDPIKINSLDTSYAPQCSVPSLYPSDQCTTFFPESTNQRKKDSSDLSYQCTPTSSEPSNQCPTTVSDSFYQRPFTSGEQPDKYTDQPTNSSDLIHQWKNNSSDISDQCSQNYSASSKHRDTALNSSDQHSITFLEPIGHCTTMTSDPTYKLSKNSRNSLYDDTVTTLGCLDQSKTTSLSKECTTISLDSSHNILPPSESNHQYTSCPTPPHNFITNPSDLHENDSSDSACPSENYTNNSYVTMTQNPTMVCRRNSVDPIPQSNFINANQSLKLSASTYISDPCTIESSGDIYKCRTTPLSQSTCEDMATLHGFSYQCTDDFSNDIDRLTNQHDQGGDNSIDPINQTGTLTTSSSHQCRTTSNASHNCTTSSDPYCPRTSSPNSPQHDLASCPDLCTSTTNPDLPSKSMVLFGGPHLPDATISLLPSCEDSTTSTESPDQCADIYGDFQLSLPCNIKDRLLVAPTQDEYGGVNKQCEGVFLGEIRRIFLDNQDGGFSLLDSGLILIKAKQYLGNTAVMILRNGEELGTVIHSSKLFLYYQLDKHFYITQQLNQDWYYTQDRMTKATMLMKKVPLTSNWLKTLHNFLCLPNNHRLLTPYAVVTDRNGFILFLMEDRDVLGVGRPPLGYVLNTMENLSKVLCFMRYCWIHKVLPRKITTSILYTAQGIWFDPSSLCNNEDLCEFNKCLKECLLTVLFNGQQEEFDGIVDLLVERAQLLLQEDWSPQICLARLLFAPIPGALPFCFPSFSNEN